Proteins encoded by one window of Mustela erminea isolate mMusErm1 chromosome 7, mMusErm1.Pri, whole genome shotgun sequence:
- the TMEM230 gene encoding transmembrane protein 230 isoform X2 — translation MMPSRTNLATGIPSSKVKYSRLSSTDDGYIDLQFKKSPPKIPYKAIALATVLFLIGAFLIIIGSLLLAGYISKGGADRAVPVLIIGILVFLPGFYHLRIAYYASKGYRGYSYDDIPDFDD, via the exons ATGATGCCGTCTCGTACCAACCTGGCTACTGGAATCCCCAGTAGTAAAGTGAAATACTCAAGGCTCTCCAGCACAGACGATGGCTACATTGACCTTCAG tttaaGAAGAGTCCTCCCAAGATCCCGTATAAGGCCATTGCGCTTGCGACAGTTCTGTTTTTGATTGGAGCCTTTCTCATAATCATAGGTTCCCTCCTGCTGGCTGGCTATATCAGCAAAGGG GGGGCAGACCGGGCCGTTCCTGTCCTGATCATTGGCATCCTGGTGTTCCTGCCAGGATTTTACCACCTGCGCATCGCCTACTATGCATCCAAAGGCTACCGGGGTTACTCCTACGATGACATTCCAGATTTTGATGACTAG
- the TMEM230 gene encoding transmembrane protein 230 isoform X3: MATLTFREKLTAKANRLWESSFFPDVMRSNLLKFKKSPPKIPYKAIALATVLFLIGAFLIIIGSLLLAGYISKGGADRAVPVLIIGILVFLPGFYHLRIAYYASKGYRGYSYDDIPDFDD; this comes from the exons ATGGCTACATTGACCTTCAG GGAGAAACTAACTGCTAAAGCCAACAGATTGTGGgaatcttccttctttcctgatgTCATGAGATCCAATTTATTAAAG tttaaGAAGAGTCCTCCCAAGATCCCGTATAAGGCCATTGCGCTTGCGACAGTTCTGTTTTTGATTGGAGCCTTTCTCATAATCATAGGTTCCCTCCTGCTGGCTGGCTATATCAGCAAAGGG GGGGCAGACCGGGCCGTTCCTGTCCTGATCATTGGCATCCTGGTGTTCCTGCCAGGATTTTACCACCTGCGCATCGCCTACTATGCATCCAAAGGCTACCGGGGTTACTCCTACGATGACATTCCAGATTTTGATGACTAG
- the TMEM230 gene encoding transmembrane protein 230 isoform X1, giving the protein MATLTFREKLTAKANRLWESSFFPDVMRSNLLKVFFWQTFKKSPPKIPYKAIALATVLFLIGAFLIIIGSLLLAGYISKGGADRAVPVLIIGILVFLPGFYHLRIAYYASKGYRGYSYDDIPDFDD; this is encoded by the exons ATGGCTACATTGACCTTCAG GGAGAAACTAACTGCTAAAGCCAACAGATTGTGGgaatcttccttctttcctgatgTCATGAGATCCAATTTATTAAAGGTATTCTTTTGGCAAACA tttaaGAAGAGTCCTCCCAAGATCCCGTATAAGGCCATTGCGCTTGCGACAGTTCTGTTTTTGATTGGAGCCTTTCTCATAATCATAGGTTCCCTCCTGCTGGCTGGCTATATCAGCAAAGGG GGGGCAGACCGGGCCGTTCCTGTCCTGATCATTGGCATCCTGGTGTTCCTGCCAGGATTTTACCACCTGCGCATCGCCTACTATGCATCCAAAGGCTACCGGGGTTACTCCTACGATGACATTCCAGATTTTGATGACTAG
- the PCNA gene encoding proliferating cell nuclear antigen isoform X1: MFEARLVQGSILKKVLEALKDLINEACWDISSSGVNLQSMDSSHVSLVQLTLRSEGFDTYRCDRNLAMGVNLTSMSKILKCAGNEDIITLRAEDNADTLALVFEAPNQEKVSDYEMKLMDLDVEQLGIPEQEYSCVVKMPSGEFARICRDLSHIGDAVVISCAKDGVKFSASGELGNGNIKLSQTSNVDKEEEAVTIEMNEPVQLTFALRYLNFFTKATPLSPTVTLSMSADVPLVVEYKIADMGHLKYYLAPKIEDEEGS; encoded by the exons ATGTTCGAGGCGCGCCTGGTCCAGGGCTCCATCCTGAAGAAGGTGCTGGAGGCGCTGAAGGATCTCATCAATGAGGCCTGCTGGGACATAAGCTCGAGCGGCGTCAACCTGCAGAGCATGGATTCCTCCCACGTCTCCCTGGTGCAGCTCACCCTGCGCTCCGAAGGCTTCGACACGTACCGCTGCGACCGCAACTTGGCCATGGGTGTGAACCTCACCAG CATGTCCAAAATACTGAAATGCGCTGGCAATGAGGACATCATTACACTAAGGGCTGAAGATAATGCAGACACCCTGGCCCTAGTATTTGAAGCTCCAA ATCAAGAAAAGGTTTCAGACtatgaaatgaaattaatggATTTAGATGTTGAACAACTTGGAATTCCA gaaCAAGAGTATAGCTGTGTAGTAAAGATGCCTTCTGGTGAATTTGCACGTATATGCCGAGATCTCAGTCATATTGGAGATGCTGTTGTAATTTCCTGTGCAAAAGATGGAGTGAAATTTTCTGCAAGTGGAGAACtaggaaatggaaatattaagTTGTCACAAACAAGTAATGTCGATAAGGAGGAGGAAGCT gTTACTATAGAGATGAATGAGCCAGTTCAGCTAACTTTTGCACTGAGATACCTGAACTTCTTTACAAAAGCCACTCCACTCTCTCCTACAGTAACACTCAGTATGTCTGCAGATGTACCCCTTG TTGTAGAGTATAAAATTGCCGACATGGGACATTTAAAGTACTATTTGGCTCCCAAGATCGAGGATGAAGAAGGATCTTAG
- the PCNA gene encoding proliferating cell nuclear antigen isoform X2, whose amino-acid sequence MFEARLVQGSILKKVLEALKDLINEACWDISSSGVNLQSMDSSHVSLVQLTLRSEGFDTYRCDRNLAMGVNLTSMSKILKCAGNEDIITLRAEDNADTLALVFEAPNQEKVSDYEMKLMDLDVEQLGIPVTIEMNEPVQLTFALRYLNFFTKATPLSPTVTLSMSADVPLVVEYKIADMGHLKYYLAPKIEDEEGS is encoded by the exons ATGTTCGAGGCGCGCCTGGTCCAGGGCTCCATCCTGAAGAAGGTGCTGGAGGCGCTGAAGGATCTCATCAATGAGGCCTGCTGGGACATAAGCTCGAGCGGCGTCAACCTGCAGAGCATGGATTCCTCCCACGTCTCCCTGGTGCAGCTCACCCTGCGCTCCGAAGGCTTCGACACGTACCGCTGCGACCGCAACTTGGCCATGGGTGTGAACCTCACCAG CATGTCCAAAATACTGAAATGCGCTGGCAATGAGGACATCATTACACTAAGGGCTGAAGATAATGCAGACACCCTGGCCCTAGTATTTGAAGCTCCAA ATCAAGAAAAGGTTTCAGACtatgaaatgaaattaatggATTTAGATGTTGAACAACTTGGAATTCCA gTTACTATAGAGATGAATGAGCCAGTTCAGCTAACTTTTGCACTGAGATACCTGAACTTCTTTACAAAAGCCACTCCACTCTCTCCTACAGTAACACTCAGTATGTCTGCAGATGTACCCCTTG TTGTAGAGTATAAAATTGCCGACATGGGACATTTAAAGTACTATTTGGCTCCCAAGATCGAGGATGAAGAAGGATCTTAG